The following coding sequences are from one Bradyrhizobium sp. 200 window:
- a CDS encoding M48 family metalloprotease, whose product MLLRIALRKKSLKLTALMMAAALAASPMAAMAQQNKGPPVLRDTETEQLLREYTRPILRAAGLEKQNIQMVIINQGVFNAFVADGRRIFVNYGAIMQSETPNQIIGVMAHETGHLAGGHLAKMREQMAQAQTQMIIAMLLGAGAMVAGAQGGGSNSGLANAGAAMFSAPGEIIRRNLLSYVRQQEENADKAGVKFLTATGQSARGMYETFKRFTDESLFAARGADPYVQSHPMPAQRVAALEELARSSPYWDKKDDPALQLRHDMVRAKISAFMERQETVYRRYPLSNNSLPARYAHAISTYLHGDLRSALTQIDALIQQQPNNPYFHEVRGQALLEGGKPQEAIAPLRKAVQLSNNAPLIEMLLGQALVATGNNAYTDEAIAILRAAVARESEAPIGYMQLAMAYGRKGDYAQADLASAQAAYLRGDNKTARDLASRAKTRFAIGTPGWVKADDIVSAKPLPGQKSN is encoded by the coding sequence ATGCTGCTCCGCATCGCCCTACGCAAGAAATCACTGAAGCTGACCGCGCTGATGATGGCCGCAGCGCTTGCCGCTTCGCCAATGGCGGCGATGGCGCAGCAGAACAAGGGTCCGCCGGTGCTCCGCGACACCGAGACGGAGCAGTTGCTGCGCGAATATACCCGGCCGATCCTGCGCGCCGCCGGTCTGGAAAAACAGAACATCCAGATGGTGATCATCAACCAGGGCGTCTTCAACGCCTTCGTTGCCGACGGCCGCCGCATCTTCGTGAACTACGGCGCGATCATGCAGTCGGAGACGCCGAACCAGATCATCGGCGTGATGGCGCACGAAACCGGCCACCTTGCCGGCGGCCATCTCGCCAAGATGCGCGAGCAGATGGCCCAGGCCCAGACGCAGATGATCATTGCCATGCTGCTTGGCGCCGGCGCGATGGTCGCAGGCGCGCAAGGAGGCGGCAGCAACAGTGGCTTGGCGAACGCCGGCGCGGCAATGTTCTCGGCTCCCGGAGAAATCATCCGCCGCAACCTGCTCTCCTACGTGCGCCAGCAGGAGGAGAACGCCGACAAGGCCGGCGTGAAGTTTCTGACCGCCACCGGCCAGTCCGCGCGGGGCATGTACGAGACCTTCAAGCGTTTCACCGACGAGAGCCTGTTTGCCGCACGCGGCGCGGACCCCTACGTTCAGTCGCATCCGATGCCGGCCCAGCGCGTCGCCGCGCTGGAAGAACTGGCAAGGTCGAGCCCTTATTGGGACAAGAAGGACGACCCTGCCCTGCAGCTTCGCCACGACATGGTGCGCGCCAAAATCTCGGCCTTCATGGAGCGGCAGGAGACCGTGTACCGGCGCTATCCGCTGTCCAACAACAGCCTGCCCGCCCGCTATGCGCACGCGATCTCGACCTATCTGCACGGCGACCTGCGCAGCGCGCTCACCCAGATCGACGCCCTGATCCAACAGCAGCCCAACAATCCCTATTTCCACGAGGTCCGCGGCCAGGCGCTGCTGGAGGGCGGCAAGCCGCAGGAGGCGATTGCGCCGCTCCGCAAGGCCGTACAGCTTTCCAACAACGCACCGCTCATCGAGATGCTGCTTGGGCAGGCCCTCGTGGCAACCGGCAACAACGCCTATACCGACGAGGCGATCGCCATCCTGCGCGCGGCGGTGGCGCGCGAGAGCGAAGCGCCGATCGGCTACATGCAGCTCGCAATGGCCTATGGCCGGAAAGGCGATTATGCGCAGGCCGATCTGGCGTCGGCCCAGGCCGCCTACCTTCGCGGCGACAACAAGACTGCCCGCGATCTTGCATCACGCGCGAAAACGCGCTTCGCGATCGGGACGCCGGGATGGGTCAAGGCTGACGACATTGTGAGCGCCAAGCCGCTGCCGGGCCAGAAGAGCAACTAG
- a CDS encoding DsbA family protein produces the protein MPSFRLLIPALFALALCGAPVSASAQSFNDTQRGDIETIIRNYLIAHPEVLEEAMTELSKRQTAAEAAKHAAGVANNADAIFNSPRNVTVGNKDGDVTFVEFFDYNCGYCKRAMMDMMELMKSDPKLKVVLKEFPVLSAGSVEAAQVGVAVRMQDPTGKKYLDFHQKLLTGRGAADKARAMAVAKEVGLDMAKLEKDLSSAEVRNTLEENFKLAEAMGMNGTPSYVIGKQVVIGAVGVESLREKISNARCGKATC, from the coding sequence ATGCCCTCGTTCCGTCTTCTCATTCCCGCATTGTTCGCTCTGGCGCTTTGCGGCGCGCCTGTGTCCGCTTCCGCGCAGAGCTTCAACGACACCCAGCGCGGGGACATCGAGACCATCATCCGGAATTACCTGATTGCACATCCCGAAGTGCTCGAAGAGGCGATGACCGAACTCAGCAAGCGTCAGACCGCGGCGGAAGCCGCCAAGCACGCCGCCGGCGTCGCCAACAATGCGGACGCGATCTTCAACTCGCCGCGCAACGTCACGGTCGGCAACAAGGACGGCGACGTCACCTTCGTCGAGTTCTTCGACTACAATTGCGGCTACTGCAAGCGCGCGATGATGGACATGATGGAGCTGATGAAGAGCGACCCGAAGCTGAAGGTCGTGCTCAAGGAATTTCCGGTGCTGAGCGCGGGCTCGGTCGAAGCAGCGCAGGTCGGCGTCGCGGTGCGCATGCAGGATCCGACCGGCAAGAAATATCTCGACTTCCACCAGAAGCTGCTCACCGGCCGCGGCGCCGCCGACAAGGCGCGCGCGATGGCGGTTGCCAAGGAAGTCGGGCTCGACATGGCGAAGCTGGAGAAGGACCTTTCGAGCGCCGAAGTGCGCAACACGCTCGAGGAAAATTTCAAGCTCGCCGAAGCGATGGGCATGAACGGCACGCCGAGCTACGTGATCGGCAAGCAGGTCGTGATCGGCGCAGTCGGCGTCGAGAGCCTGCGGGAAAAGATCAGCAACGCCCGCTGCGGCAAGGCGACGTGCTGA
- a CDS encoding aminotransferase class I/II-fold pyridoxal phosphate-dependent enzyme, giving the protein MLESTLRDRATALLTPSARSDVPPFMVMDVMAAAARIEAAGGHVIHMEVGQPAAPAPKVAIAAAHAALDASRIDYTSALGIPTLRTRIAKHYRDTYGCVVDPERIVITTGSSGGFILAFLSMFEPGDRVAVTVPGYPPYRHILTALGCEPVLIETSSATRHALTGEALLAAHRKAPLKGVLVGSPANPTGTMMSREALTGLIDAAEGVGIRFISDEIYHGLDYAFPAVTAAELSPHALVINSFSKYFCMTGWRVGWMVVPEPLVRPIERLQQNLSISVPTLSQIAAEAAFEGREEMEAIKRGYQENRQILIEGLPKAGLTKFLPADGAFYLYADVSDFTSDSFEFAGRMLEKAHVAATPGVDFDPIHGRSFIRFSYARSADEMREAVTRIARWLR; this is encoded by the coding sequence ATGCTGGAATCGACACTTAGAGATCGCGCGACAGCGCTTCTGACCCCTTCGGCACGGAGCGATGTTCCGCCCTTCATGGTGATGGATGTGATGGCGGCCGCGGCCCGCATCGAGGCGGCCGGCGGCCATGTCATTCATATGGAAGTGGGGCAGCCGGCGGCGCCGGCTCCCAAGGTGGCGATCGCGGCTGCGCATGCTGCGCTCGATGCGTCGCGGATCGATTACACGTCCGCGCTCGGCATTCCCACGCTGCGCACGCGGATCGCAAAACACTACCGCGATACTTACGGCTGCGTGGTCGATCCAGAGCGCATCGTGATCACGACCGGCTCGTCCGGCGGTTTCATTCTGGCGTTCCTGTCGATGTTCGAGCCGGGTGACCGGGTGGCGGTCACGGTGCCGGGCTATCCGCCATACCGGCACATCCTGACCGCGCTCGGCTGCGAGCCGGTGCTGATCGAGACGTCGAGCGCGACACGCCATGCGTTGACGGGCGAGGCCTTGCTGGCCGCGCATCGCAAGGCGCCGCTGAAGGGCGTGCTGGTCGGCAGCCCCGCCAATCCGACGGGAACGATGATGTCGCGCGAGGCGCTCACCGGCCTGATCGATGCGGCGGAAGGCGTGGGCATCCGCTTCATTTCCGACGAGATCTATCACGGCCTCGACTATGCGTTCCCGGCGGTGACGGCGGCAGAGCTTTCGCCGCACGCGCTGGTGATCAATTCGTTCTCGAAATATTTCTGCATGACCGGCTGGCGGGTCGGCTGGATGGTGGTGCCGGAGCCTTTGGTGCGGCCGATCGAACGGCTGCAGCAGAACCTGTCGATCTCGGTGCCGACGCTATCGCAGATCGCGGCCGAAGCGGCATTCGAAGGGCGCGAAGAGATGGAGGCGATCAAGCGCGGCTATCAGGAGAACCGGCAGATCCTGATCGAGGGACTGCCGAAGGCCGGCCTCACCAAGTTCCTGCCGGCGGATGGCGCGTTCTACCTCTACGCCGATGTTTCGGATTTCACCTCCGACAGTTTCGAATTTGCCGGCCGCATGCTGGAGAAGGCGCATGTGGCGGCGACGCCGGGCGTCGATTTCGATCCGATCCACGGCCGCAGCTTCATTCGCTTCTCCTATGCGCGCTCGGCTGACGAGATGCGTGAGGCGGTGACGCGCATCGCGCGTTGGCTTCGCTAA
- a CDS encoding DUF1236 domain-containing protein: protein MTNRFLISVAAAALIAGTGFANAQGTGMGRDAGSAGSAAQQSAPSSSDRGGASSGTMQRDSGGTTGMKGAESDQKSMGAEKNQRADDYKKGGKDMKAEGKEDRGGMKSEQKGQTTGQGTMQRDQSTTQRDQTQREGRDQPSRDQRDQKAQGQQDRQDRMQTQTQGGAVGQSTTTTGQAGAGGKLSTEQRTQITSVIKEQRVSPVTNVNFSISVGTRVPRDVHFHALPERVVTIYPEWRRYKFVLVKEQIVIIDPNTYEIVAVLES from the coding sequence ATGACTAATCGCTTTTTGATTTCGGTCGCAGCGGCGGCCTTGATTGCCGGAACCGGCTTTGCGAATGCGCAAGGTACCGGCATGGGCCGCGACGCAGGGTCGGCCGGTTCCGCGGCACAGCAGAGCGCGCCTTCTTCTTCCGATCGCGGCGGCGCCTCGTCGGGCACGATGCAGCGTGACAGCGGCGGCACGACCGGCATGAAGGGCGCCGAGTCCGACCAGAAGTCGATGGGCGCAGAAAAGAACCAGCGCGCCGACGACTACAAGAAGGGCGGCAAGGACATGAAGGCCGAAGGTAAGGAAGACCGCGGCGGCATGAAGTCCGAGCAGAAGGGCCAGACCACCGGCCAGGGCACGATGCAACGCGATCAAAGCACGACGCAGCGTGACCAGACCCAGCGTGAGGGCCGCGATCAGCCGAGCCGCGATCAGCGCGATCAGAAGGCCCAGGGTCAGCAGGACCGCCAGGACCGCATGCAGACCCAGACACAGGGCGGAGCCGTGGGCCAGAGCACGACCACGACGGGCCAGGCTGGCGCGGGCGGGAAGCTCTCGACCGAGCAGCGCACCCAGATTACCAGCGTGATCAAGGAACAGCGCGTGTCGCCGGTAACGAACGTGAACTTCTCGATTTCGGTCGGCACTCGTGTACCGCGCGACGTGCACTTCCACGCCCTGCCGGAGCGGGTGGTAACGATCTATCCGGAATGGCGGCGGTATAAGTTCGTCCTCGTCAAGGAGCAGATCGTGATCATCGATCCGAACACCTACGAGATCGTAGCGGTTCTGGAATCCTGA